The proteins below are encoded in one region of Silene latifolia isolate original U9 population chromosome 2, ASM4854445v1, whole genome shotgun sequence:
- the LOC141637179 gene encoding uncharacterized protein LOC141637179 — translation MAISIPPSDCLDSIYWTLSSTGCYSIKSGYATAFSKLWALKASSKDRLRLESSSVLFCKQRLWSLPISGKWRLFLWKILTNTLPLGSEAMKRNLDWNYFCVNCSSSTQFETPEHLFRDCPLASRIWMGSQLGINSHSGGHVNLQKWIINWISLFLKKEQSCYLISFFVSGLWRIWCIRNALKFRSSPVDLYSSMSLLSLDASLNIDAEHQYMLSQQRRLNHDQDDLSEMERIRNFFPHFLIGSAGCSDYIRVKCDAAWKPSFQAAAGWILKSSSGEVIYRGQAKFWASSAFQAEANALYLALSDALSKGFTHIDASSDCLNLVYQVAGLQAKTQDAVSILCCICNLLVCFHCFAISFCPRTLNRTTHAIAKCAIA, via the coding sequence ATGGCTATTTCCATTCCACCTTCTGATTGCTTGGATTCTATATACTGGACTCTTTCTTCAACAGGTTGCTATTCCATTAAATCTGGATATGCGACTGCGTTCTCTAAACTGTGGGCTTTGAAAGCATCTTCAAAAGATCGTCTTCGGCTAGAATCCTCCTCTGTGCTTTTTTGTAAGCAACGTCTTTGGTCCTTACCTATTTCTGGGAAATGGCGTCTTTTCCTTTGGAAAATCCTCACTAATACCCTTCCTCTGGGGAGTGAAGCTATGAAGCGGAATCTTGATTGGAATTACTTCTGTGTTAATTGCTCTTCTTCTACACAATTTGAGACTCCTGAGCATCTTTTTAGGGATTGCCCTTTAGCTTCGCGTATCTGGATGGGTTCCCAGCTTGGTATTAATTCACACTCGGGGGGACATGTTAATCTCCAAAAATGGATCATTAATTGGATTTCTCTTTTTCTGAAGAAAGAGCAATCTTGTTACCTCATCTCTTTCTTTGTCAGTGGTCTTTGGAGGATATGGTGTATTAGGAATGCTTTGAAGTTTCGTTCATCACCGGTGGATTTATACAGTTCTATGAGCTTGTTGTCCTTGGATGCTTCTTTAAATATTGATGCTGAACATCAATATATGCTTTCTCAACAAAGACGCCTGAATCATGATCAGGATGACCTCTCGGAAATGGAACGCATTAGGAATTTTTTCCCCCATTTTCTCATTGGCTCTGCTGGTTGCTCAGATTATATTCGGGTTAAATGTGATGCGGCTTGGAAACCTAGTTTTCAGGCAGCTGCAGGTTGGATCCTAAAAAGTTCTAGTGGTGAGGTCATCTATCGAGGCCAAGCGAAGTTTTGGGCCTCGTCTGCTTTCCAAGCTGAGGCTAATGCACTTTATCTCGCTCTATCAGATGCCCTTTCAAAAGGTTTCACTCACATTGATGCGTCTTCTGACTGCTTGAATTTAGTCTATCAGGTTGCTGGCCTTCAGGCCAAAACGCAGGATGCAGTTTCTATCTTATGTTGTATTTGTAATCTTCTTGTCTGTTTTCATTGCTTTGCTATTAGCTTTTGTCCTAGGACTCTCAATCGGACAACTCATGCTATTGCGAAATGTGCTATAGCTTAA
- the LOC141637163 gene encoding uncharacterized protein LOC141637163: MKNDERFKSLAIKKTKKNNSIDDLNDEILLEILCGLPNYSTALRCKTVSKRWCALISDPSFIPQCQSIHSETDEDDQPWTSLLIDLNHQLTAIVAKPYCESVFRSPTLSLDFLPKPYTICSTFRDLVLCFNVNRSTKVGQFFVVNLLTKQWITLPSSQTDKEPVWAGLACRKGSCFRVVVLRAITDERIINDDPFKNYQLVIYISETREWKNIDLRIDNQPCFKWYHSISFTGVVCKSVVCFRQTSYFGAFNPFQVTSTFNGTLTAIPLPLPPITGEKLLESCGKLIATNHFLGLCLSHENSTQTEKVRFPIWKLDLNQLESINELALEWELVSDLNDSIVVQPAIANALDVGGNGLYHVLDVHPNKEHLVYLRMSGDKHLVVCNTKVKYVKVLTQLELPSIRFLPCHSLLQGWPMPIPIPRILPES; the protein is encoded by the coding sequence ATGAAGAATGATGAACGATTCAAATCATTAGCCATCAAGAAAACTAAGAAGAACAACTCAATAGACGATCTAAACGACGAGATATTGCTTGAAATCTTATGCGGGTTGCCTAATTATAGCACTGCACTTCGCTGCAAAACCGTGTCGAAGCGCTGGTGCGCTTTAATTTCCGACCCATCGTTTATTCCTCAATGCCAATCAATTCATAGTGAAACCGACGAAGATGATCAACCTTGGACGTCGTTGCTGATAGATCTTAATCATCAACTGACGGCCATTGTCGCAAAACCTTATTGTGAAAGTGTATTCCGGTCTCCGACATTATCCCTAGACTTCCTTCCGAAACCCTACACAATTTGTTCGACATTCAGAGACTTGGTTTTGTGCTTTAATGTCAATCGGTCAACGAAAGTAGGTCAATTCTTCGTAGTtaatttgctaaccaaacaatggattaCTCTTCCATCCTCTCAAACCGACAAAGAACCTGTATGGGCCGGTCTTGCGTGTCGAAAGGGAAGTTGTTTTAGAGTCGTTGTCCTTCGTGCTATAACTGATGAACGTATCATCAACGACGATCCTTTCAAAAATTATCAGTTGGTTATTTACATATCAGAGACCCGGGAATGGAAAAATATAGATCTTCGAATCGACAACCAGCCTTGTTTTAAATGGTATCATAGTATATCCTTTACTGGGGTTGTTTGTAAGAGCGTGGTGTGCTTTCGTCAAACCTCGTATTTTGGTGCTTTCAATCCGTTCCAAGTTACTTCAACTTTTAATGGAACGTTGACAGCAATACCGCTGCCATTACCTCCAATAACTGGAGAAAAATTACTGGAAAGTTGCGGAAAATTAATAGCTACAAATCACTTCCTTGGATTATGTCTGTCGCACGAAAATAGTACTCAAACTGAGAAGGTAAGGTTTCCGATTTGGAAACTTGACCTGAATCAACTTGAATCAATTAATGAACTAGCTCTTGAGTGGGAACTGGTGTCCGACCTTAATGATTCAATTGTTGTACAACCGGCGATAGCCAATGCACTCGATGTTGGTGGCAATGGTTTATACCACGTCTTGGATGTGCACCCAAATAAGGAGCACTTGGTATACTTGCGAATGTCGGGTGATAAACACTTGGTTGTTTGTAATACTAAAGTAAAATACGTCAAGGTTTTGACACAACTAGAGCTCCCTTCTATTCGATTTTTACCCTGTCATAGCCTTCTCCAAGGTTGGCCGATGCCTATCCCTATTCCTAGGATCCTACCTGAATCCTAG